Proteins from a single region of Hydra vulgaris chromosome 12, alternate assembly HydraT2T_AEP:
- the LOC101234786 gene encoding uncharacterized protein LOC101234786 isoform X3, whose protein sequence is MSSSDSPCFSESDHQTSETTLENNDLGKELLEASRLGDISRVSSLMSNGAPLTNDWLGTTPLHLASIYGHTSVVEILIKSGISRDGRNKVDKAPLHFACQHGHFEIVKLLVDNGANINSLDMLKMTPLHWAVEANNYEICLLLLKMGAKTSLQNKFGKTAFQIAKEKSFLSIADLLCVKEMNINASSYQRLDDFASTFSCGNVTSTHSTHISKLIESSSQLQTDKVAHSIYLPASNIHIPLKMPSEIAALSKDSFNPNVLHSGIPVITSQALSMLPPNIQAIPLNVSSTLSNQPISLNNTSNIIGNNNICCPASQAFTASLAQAVSHSLNNYNTQTNMCPPSIIPTVQPSTVLTSNFLQEPTVPINIPFSLLSQIIDSGVKLYARQSVSESGMGFVGIDTPMGTIPILPSNVEDGLQLIAVGNESNTPSSLVFPCSHLPSAVDSLPQISHNSTPLHFRSHGFSQYPIGTPMGAPRINTMGNVGFDFPNCTLENKSTLEGSFQLFAGNEKEKVPSMISYYPACSSNIQLQQVISNQSAPLLLHSHSTNIVPIHHSGLFSGQHGTYQLSNNILDQKNIVTQSPTPVFFSNGLCLQPYIKQCCHPILPPIQSLDLSLQNHVRPIYVPVNNSIVNQLSLFPYSGQSIFMPSVYSADFLHQTSSPSVYKSSVSKETSTESIFPSN, encoded by the exons ATGAGCTCATCTGATAGTCCATGTTTTTCGGAAAGTGATCATCAAACATCTGAAACTACACTTGAAAATAATGATCTTGGTAAAGAATTACTGGAAGCTTCCAGACTAGGAGATATAAGTCGTGTTAGTAGTTTGATGAGTAATGGAGCACCACTTACTAATGATTGG TTAGGAACAACACCATTACATCTTGCCTCTATATATGGTCACACTTCAGTTGTTGAAATTCTTATTAAATCTGGAATAAGTAGAGATGGGCGTAATaag GTCGATAAAGCTCCTTTACATTTTGCATGTCAGCATGGTCATTTTGAAATAGTCAAGTTACTTGTAGATAATGGCGCTAATATAAATTCTTTGGATATG ttaaaaatgactCCATTGCATTGGGCAGTTGAAGcaaataattatgaaatttgtTTACTACTTCTCAAGATGGGTGCAAAGACTTCTCtgcaaaataaa ttTGGAAAAACTGCATTTCAAATAGccaaagaaaaatcatttttgtcaaTTGCTGACTTGCTCTGCGTTAAGGag atgaACATTAatg catcatCATACCAAAGATTAGACGATTTTGCCTCCACTTTTAGTTGTGGTAATGTAACAAGTACACATTCTACTCACATATCAAAGTTGATTGAAAGTAGTTCTCAGCTCCAGACGGATAAAGTTGCTCATTCCATTTATTTGCCTGCATCAAATATTCATATTCCTCTTAAAATGCCATCTGAAATTGCTGCATTATCTAAAGACAGTTTTAATCCAAATGTTCTGCACAGTGGAATTCCAGTTATCACTTCACAAGCATTAAGTATGCTTCCTCCAAATATCCAAGCAATTCCATTAAATGTAAGTTCTACTTTAAGCAATCAGCCAATTTCACTAAACAATACATCAAATATCATTggcaataataatatttgttgtCCAGCTTCTCAAGCATTCACGGCATCTTTAGCACAAGCTGTTAGTCATTCATTAAACAATTACAATACTCAAACAAACATGTGCCCTCCAAGCATAATTCCAACAGTTCAACCTTCAACAGTGTTGACCTCTAATTTTTTGCAAGAGCCTACTGTTCCTATAAATATTCCTTTCAGTCTGCTATCCCAAATAATTGATAGTGGTGTTAAACTGTATGCTCGTCAGTCTGTATCAGAATCAGGAATGGGGTTTGTTGGCATAGATACACCAATGGGAACAATACCCATTTTACCTAGTAATGTTGAAGATGGACTTCAACTCATAGCTGTTGGTAACGAAAGTAATACACCATCTTCTTTAGTTTTTCCATGCTCACACTTACCATCTGCAGTTGATTCACTTCCTCAAATAAGTCATAACTCTACTCCATTGCATTTTCGATCACATGGTTTTTCACAATATCCTATAGGAACTCCAATGGGAGCACCTAGAATAAATACGATGGGTAATGTTGGATTTGACTTTCCTAATTGTACACTGGAAAATAAAAGTACCCTTGAAGGGAGTTTTCAGCTGTTTGCTGGAAATGAAAAGGAAAAAGTACCTTCAATGATCTCATATTATCCTGCTTGCTCTTCGAATATTCAATTGCAACAAGTGATATCTAATCAGTCAGCCCCCTTACTGCTTCATTCGCATTCTACAAACATTGTTCCCATACATCATTCTGGTTTATTTTCTGGTCAGCATGGAACATAtcaattatcaaataatattttagatcaAAAGAACATTGTTACGCAAA gtCCGACTcctgtatttttttcaaatggttTGTGTCTTCAGCCTTACATCAAGCAGTGTTGCCATCCAATACTTCCGCCTATTCAATCATTGGATTTATCATTGCAAAATCACGTGCGTCCAATTTACGTTCCTGTAAACAACTCAATAGTTAATCAATTGTCTCTTTTTCCTTATTCTGGTCAATCTATTTTTATGCCCTCTGTTTATTCTGCAGATTTTTTACACCAGACCTCTTCACCATCAGTGTACAAA tcctCTGTTTCAAAAGAGACATCTACAGAAAGTATATTTccttcaaattaa